The region ACCACCTGTTAGAATTTTTTTTAACCGGGTTAAACCTCTTTTCATTGCAAATGAACGAAAATACAGCAATTCCAGTATTCAGGGGGAGTGAAAGAGGTAGAGTGAGTTCAATCACTGTCAGGAAATCCACTGCATTCGCCCGCCGTTAAAACGAATGCTATGGGACGAAAAcctgacaacaccaaaataaattcAGGGCACAAGTCGATCTACCGATGATCAAACAATCACACGAGAAACGACACCAAGATTTCTTACCGAGGTTCACCAAATATCAGGGGGCATGACCATGGCCACTCCTCCCTCCTCCCTGTTGATAGCGTTATAATACCGCACGCCTAGCACCCCGGGGCCGACACATGCCATCGGCTCACTGCACTTGCGTCAattatacctggccatacctcgggccgggccgggcctagccaagcctggCGAAAAAAACCCAGGCTCGGGCCCGGCCCGACCCGAACACGTAAAAGCCCGTTGGGCTTCGGGCCGGCCCGGCCCATCCTTCAGGAAAACGCGAAAACAACGGGGCCGGCCTGGCCTTCAGGTTTAAAATCTAGGCCCGGACCTAGCCCGAgagcagcgtcgggccgggccgggtcgggccaggccgttcgggccgggctgcccatggccaggactagTGTCAATCAACACGCCCGTGCGTGACGCAGTCTCCTCTTTTCCCTGCGCCGCGACGAAGACGGATGATCGCCGGCTCTGATTGATGATCATCATGTAGCACGCGAAATAAAGTTGTAAACAAATGCTTCGACAGTGATTTCTTAACTAGTCTTGCCGCTGCTACAAGTTCATACAACAGACACCCACAAAAACTCCAAGATGAAAAAGACAAGAAATGCTTTGCCTGCAGCCAGGCATCGGGGTTGGTTATGTGGGCCGTTGTTTCATCTCCATTTCACAGTTTGGGTCCCAAACCGGCGTTCACTTTCAGGCCACTACGGGATAGTACTTGTACTGCTACTAGCTAGACAGCCAGAGTGGGCCGCTGGTCTCATGGAGCGCGTACCGGCGTGGCGTGGGCGCGTGGCGGTGTGTCGGGACTCGGGACTTGTCcattgccttgccttcctccttggtaAAACTCGGCGACTGTCGGTGGAGCATTTTCTTGCAGTTCTCTGGATCAGACCCTGCGACCGCGTGAACGGTCGATGAGATGAGTTCTGTAGGAGGAGCAGTGGTTTTCTCTTTTGAGACTGTACTCCATTAAGAGCATGAAGACGAAAGAGCTTAGTTGGAGTACGTACTCCTACCTCTTTATTGCTACCTGCTGGAACCGACTAGCGAGCACAGCAATCGAGCTCACCGCTACGTTCTTGAGCTCTTGGCAGTGGCAACCAACGACGGGTGAACCATACACAGGGGCGTCTTTTGTGTGCCACGCCTGGTAATTTGCTGCGGATATCACCAGTTGATCAGGTTCAGGATCACCACACAAGTTCGTAATCAGCAAAACTCCGGATATGAACTTGTGCAGTGTCACCTGGCCCGGCTGCGGAATGAAACAAACTTGACACCGCCAAACAGTCAAACACTAACCAAAGCTCATCGTAACACGTGCTCAAAACCGCTACTCCCAAGGATCGGTAGCCTTCAAAACAAGCAACGAGTTTACGCTGCAAGTAGTGTGGCTGTACTCCTCGGATCTGCACTAAGCCTGCACAAAGCCAACGTCTGACGACAACATCATTCACAACACTCTAGCTGCAGCAAGCGAGCGATCATTCCTTTCACCAACCGGAGACAGTAACACGGGAGAAAAGGGAGAAACCGACCGAGCCCTTTCTTAAGCCTCTTTTTTTTTTGACACAGGTTCTTTCATTCTTTGGCCTCCCCGGCACGAGATGAAGGAGCCAAATGATTTTCCCCGCCTTTACCAAAAAGGTTCCGGCCGAGCACTTGGCCACCGACCACTCACGTCGCAACAAACCACACACTAACCTAATCGttcagggcccatcaacgctttAAACCAAAGTGGAAACGCCGGATCAGATTCCTGAAATCTGGAGCCACAGGCTTGAGATTTGCGCCACAAAACGACGTCCAGTTAGCTGCTCTCAACGAATTAAGTAGCGCATGTATTTGACACAATCTAAGTTTCCACGCCTTACCATATGATATACACCACCGAAAACATGCAAACAAAAATATACCCTCGATTATTTTGGCAGTTTTATCGTATTACTATAGATAGAGTACATCTGTTTCAGATTTCGATCCTAACAGAAAACGAATGGAATCAAATAAGATATTCCcccaacaggcaaaaaaacaacagctGTACACAACCCGTCGCTGCATCTGGCGAGATCTCatctcgtctcagcatccgtcccagCAAAACCTCGACACACCCGTCACCACCATGCGGGCCTATATGTCAGTACCGACAGGGCCACTCCAACCAGCGACATAAAATTGTCCACCTGGGCCCGCGCCGGGCCCATCCCATCCTGCGAGGCCACCAGGTACGGTGTGTCCGTCCGTCACTGCCCCTACACCGAGTCACCGACACCGACCCCGACGACGGCGACGCCGCAACCGAGCCGGGTCATGGGCAGTGATCCGGACTCGAACGACCGACTTGTCACTCCAGCGACCTGGGCCTCGCAttgtcaggccacggcggcgaggagGTCGTCACGGGCGCCGCGGCGGCGTAGCAGGTCGTAGGGCGCCCAGAGCGCGTCCAGCGGGCAGGGGCGGCCGGCATCCAGGCGAAGCCACGGCTTCCCCTTGCCGCTCCAGTGCAGCAGGCTCACCGGCCCCGGGTGCAGCTCCCGGCACTGCCCCGCCACGTTGTCGCCGCCGAGGCCGTGCTGGTTCCACCTGTGCTGCACGGCCTTCACGTCGCCGGCGAACACGAGGAGGAACGGCGGGAGAGACCCCAGCTCGTATATCCTGGCCTCCTGCTTCTGCACGTCCATCCAGTACTCGAGCTTGGCCGTGTACCCGCCAGCCCGCCACCTGTCGAGGTCGATGACCATGACCCCGGTGTTGAAGTAGCAGGGCGCGCGCGTGCGGTTGGCGAAGACGGAGGAGTAGGCGGGATGGCGCCAGAAGGCGTCGGTGAAGTAGAGGGTAAAGTTGGCGTTGCAGTACTCGGGCGCGGCGAGGGCGGCTTGGGGGCCGAGGTCGGTGGCCCAGAGGCGCGCGACGTCGTCGACGACGAGGAGGTCCGAGTCGAGGTA is a window of Triticum dicoccoides isolate Atlit2015 ecotype Zavitan chromosome 2B, WEW_v2.0, whole genome shotgun sequence DNA encoding:
- the LOC119364907 gene encoding probable galacturonosyltransferase-like 3, giving the protein MRLLAALLLFAAAASSSSAAAAELPEFREAPAFRNGAGCAGAPTIHIAMTLDGTYLRGSLAGVLSVLRHAACPESIAFHFVASSASPARRLARLRAALAAAFPTLPATVHRFDARLVCGKISSSVRRALDQPLNYARIYLADILPRSVPRVLYLDSDLLVVDDVARLWATDLGPQAALAAPEYCNANFTLYFTDAFWRHPAYSSVFANRTRAPCYFNTGVMVIDLDRWRAGGYTAKLEYWMDVQKQEARIYELGSLPPFLLVFAGDVKAVQHRWNQHGLGGDNVAGQCRELHPGPVSLLHWSGKGKPWLRLDAGRPCPLDALWAPYDLLRRRGARDDLLAAVA